From Anopheles coluzzii chromosome 3, AcolN3, whole genome shotgun sequence, the proteins below share one genomic window:
- the LOC120957838 gene encoding uncharacterized protein LOC120957838: MDAYEATGSSEDPEVRQAFSDSILHILRPLSVMELPGIGSRRDNGCDATDSALSEPFSDLDDSYILLDQRKKPVGKDEGDDMMLLNQFTSEFREVYDQLIAEIDHEQEEPILPPDSEPDLPFSAEMPFEDAGGFSPPFQSFIDEMLLKCDLKYHLDERKRQRDQHRRKQRRVRKAPPPAAPKDALEPAERDSLSGVWRMLDAVSEPNGFPITEGQYDLYEDERFEWLLRERMPWHRLEVSRKKCEQWLKIGPSRAKQAQDEKRSRQSHRSAGRR, from the exons ATGGACGCGTACGAAGCAACCGGTTCGAGTGAAGATCCCGAGGTCCGGCAGGCATTTTCCGACAGCATTCTTCACATACTAAGGCCTCTTTCGGTGATGGAGCTGCCCGGGATCGGTTCCCGCCGTGATAACGGTTGCGATGCTACAGACAGTGCCCTATCGGAACCATTTTCTGATCTGGACGATTCCTACATCCTGCTGGATCAGCGCAAAAAG CCAGTGGGGAAGGATGAAGGCGACGATATGATGCTGCTGAATCAGTTCACCTCCGAGTTCCGGGAGGTTTACGATCAGCTAATCGCAGAAATTGACCACGAGCAAGAGGAACCAATTCTACCCCCGGACAGTGAGCCAGACCTACCCTTCAGCGCCGAGATGCCGTTTGAGGATGCCGGTGGCTTCAGTCCACCCTTTCAGAGCTTCATCGATGAGATGCTGCTCAAATGTGACCTGAAGTACCATCTGGACGAGAGGAAGCGGCAGCGCGATCAGCATCGCCGCAAGCAACGGCGGGTACGCAAAGCGCCACCGCCAGCTGCACCGAAGGACGCCCTGGAGCCGGCCGAACGTGACTCCCTGTCCGGGGTGTGGCGTATGCTCGATGCCGTGTCCGAACCGAACGGTTTCCCCATCACCGAGGGCCAGTACGATCTGTACGAGGACGAGCGGTTCGAGTGGTTGCTGCGCGAGCGGATGCCCTGGCACCGGTTGGAAGTGTCGCGCAAGAAGTGCGAACAGTGGCTGAAGATAGGCCCGAGCAGGGCCAAGCAGGCACAGGACGAGAAACGATCCCGCCAATCCCATCGATCAGCGGGCAGGCGGTGA